The following coding sequences lie in one Arachis ipaensis cultivar K30076 chromosome B05, Araip1.1, whole genome shotgun sequence genomic window:
- the LOC107640939 gene encoding uncharacterized protein K02A2.6-like: MWRQVITRFGIPEVVISDNGTQFTDKKFTELLTGLGVKQKFSSVEHPQTNGQVESANKVILLGLKNCLDNKKGAWANELASVLWSYRTTEQSTTGETPFRLTYGVDAVIPVEIGEPSLRLLLAGVDEAVEKDLVEETREMAHLSETALKQRIALRYNAKVLRRDFGERDLVLQRNDVGLPTLGEGKLEANWEGSRTWNAGNLRRFYS; encoded by the coding sequence atgtggagacaggTGATAACCCGGTTCGGCATCCCAGAGGTCGTCATCTCGGATAATGGAACACAAttcactgacaagaagttcaCGGAGCTCCTCACCGGCCTAGGGGTAAAACAAAAATTTTCCTCAGTTGAACACCCCCAGACAAATGGACAAGTAGAGTCCGCAAACAAGGTCATCTTACTTGGCCTTAAGAACTGCCTAGACAACAAGAAAGGTGCATGGGCCAACGAGCTCGCTTCGGTCCTGTGGTCCTACCGAACAACCGAGCAAAGCACTACGGGAGAAACCCCTtttcgcctaacatacggggtcgacgcCGTGATACCCGTCGAAATTGGCGAACCGAGCCTGCGGCTACTGCTCGCAGGTGTGGACGAAGCAGTAGAAAAGGACCTGGTGGAGGAGACGAGGGAGATGGCCCATTTGTCAGAAACAGCgttgaaacaaagaatagccctgcgcTACAACGCTAAAGTCCTCAGGAGGGATTTTGGGGAAAGAGACCTCGTTCTGCAACGCAACGACGTCGGTCTGCCGACCcttggagaaggaaagctggagGCAAATTGGGAAGGTTCTAGAACATGGAATGCAGGTAACCTGAGAAGGTTCTACTCCTGA